The Streptomyces pactum genome contains a region encoding:
- a CDS encoding bifunctional glycosyltransferase 87/phosphatase PAP2 family protein, which produces MANAEHTGRPAEAFGTPAVDATRARLRVARLGLWLVAAVLAVRQLAAVLSTPSGERLTDLETWVGERGVLHVEGSLYDSTQFTGTPFVGLVLKPFTRAAEQALGWGWTFGSLLLVVALGLVAARALPKPVGRRTALLAAPVAVSLLMLSLPVRNALWLGQTSIIPVLLVLLGCFAVRGAHGDRIGGALIGVAAAFQPTVLLFVPLLWFTDRGRAAVSTGVTFLACTAVAWAAMAQDSYTYWVHHMAGVGLGGEADDLANQSLHGALLRLGFSGPLEIALFLLLGAAVAVLALRRAVRYARDGQLLLAVAITGCAAVVVSPATWQHQLLWVLPAVVGRVGRRASDRYVWPVAVVLVMTLPAKMILPNMAALYPLRDNVVLLAALAAAVAVPFLSRTSPYFDAPVPTSYAPPVPARFKHVPLLPFLRRVLTRPNLLLELLLIRVTYAAYSQVRLAATGGSNSAGRARAEEHGRQILDLERFLHLDIEHAINHAVVNVGWLRDFFDFYYTSFHFVVPLAVLGVLYWRRPVDYRWARASLGFTTLLALVGFWLYPLAPPRLMPGHGIIDTVHGVQDFSKPDYGTLTHLTNQYAAMPSLHFGWSLWCGLAIALIAPKVWMKALGLLHPLFTLAAIVATGNHWILDAVGGAAVVVAGFGLAYVFQGPRARVVTATAAKETTAAKETSAAKEASAAKEPASAANAIPAPAPPPAKDTAPPAEGLSSDPPAPAKDRTGS; this is translated from the coding sequence GTGGCGAATGCGGAGCACACCGGGCGACCGGCGGAGGCTTTCGGAACTCCTGCCGTCGACGCGACCAGAGCACGGCTGCGGGTCGCGCGCCTGGGCCTGTGGCTGGTCGCCGCGGTCCTCGCCGTAAGGCAACTGGCCGCGGTCCTCAGCACCCCGAGCGGAGAACGGCTGACGGACCTGGAGACCTGGGTGGGGGAGCGCGGGGTCCTCCACGTGGAGGGGTCCCTCTACGACTCCACGCAGTTCACCGGCACCCCTTTCGTGGGCCTGGTCCTCAAACCGTTCACCCGCGCCGCCGAACAGGCCCTCGGCTGGGGCTGGACCTTCGGCTCGCTGCTGCTCGTCGTGGCCCTCGGCCTGGTCGCCGCCCGCGCCCTGCCGAAGCCGGTGGGCCGCCGTACGGCACTGCTGGCGGCGCCCGTGGCCGTCAGCCTGCTGATGCTGTCGCTGCCGGTGCGCAACGCGCTGTGGCTCGGCCAGACCAGCATCATCCCGGTCCTCCTCGTCCTGCTGGGCTGCTTCGCCGTACGCGGCGCACACGGTGACCGGATCGGCGGCGCGCTGATCGGCGTCGCCGCCGCCTTCCAGCCGACCGTGCTCCTCTTCGTCCCCCTGCTGTGGTTCACCGACCGCGGACGCGCCGCCGTGTCCACCGGCGTGACGTTCCTGGCCTGCACCGCCGTCGCCTGGGCGGCCATGGCGCAGGACTCCTACACCTACTGGGTCCACCACATGGCGGGCGTGGGCCTGGGCGGCGAGGCCGACGACCTCGCCAACCAGTCGCTGCACGGCGCCCTGCTGCGACTCGGGTTCTCCGGGCCCCTGGAGATCGCCCTCTTCCTCCTGCTGGGCGCGGCCGTCGCCGTCCTCGCCCTGCGCCGCGCCGTGCGCTACGCCCGCGACGGCCAGCTCCTGCTCGCGGTCGCCATCACCGGCTGCGCGGCGGTCGTGGTGTCCCCGGCCACCTGGCAGCACCAACTGCTGTGGGTGCTGCCCGCGGTCGTCGGCCGGGTCGGCAGGCGGGCCTCCGACCGGTACGTGTGGCCGGTCGCCGTCGTCCTGGTGATGACGCTGCCCGCGAAGATGATCCTGCCGAACATGGCGGCCCTGTACCCCCTGCGCGACAACGTCGTACTCCTGGCGGCGCTGGCCGCCGCCGTCGCCGTGCCGTTCCTGTCCCGCACGTCGCCGTACTTCGACGCGCCGGTCCCGACGAGCTACGCGCCCCCGGTCCCGGCCCGCTTCAAGCACGTTCCCCTGCTGCCGTTCCTGCGCCGGGTCCTCACCCGCCCCAACCTCCTCCTGGAGCTCCTCCTCATCCGGGTCACCTACGCCGCCTACTCCCAGGTCCGCCTCGCGGCGACCGGCGGCAGCAACTCGGCGGGCCGCGCCCGCGCGGAGGAGCACGGCCGGCAGATCCTCGACCTCGAGCGCTTCCTGCACCTCGACATCGAGCACGCGATCAACCACGCCGTCGTCAACGTCGGCTGGCTCCGTGACTTCTTCGACTTCTACTACACGTCGTTCCACTTCGTCGTACCGCTGGCCGTCCTCGGCGTGCTGTACTGGCGCCGCCCGGTCGACTACCGCTGGGCCCGCGCGTCCCTCGGCTTCACCACGCTGCTGGCCCTGGTCGGCTTCTGGCTCTACCCGCTGGCGCCGCCGCGTCTGATGCCGGGGCACGGGATCATCGACACGGTCCACGGTGTGCAGGACTTCTCGAAGCCGGACTACGGCACGCTGACGCACCTCACCAACCAGTACGCGGCGATGCCGTCGCTGCACTTCGGCTGGTCGCTGTGGTGCGGGCTGGCGATCGCGCTCATCGCTCCGAAGGTGTGGATGAAGGCCCTCGGCCTCCTCCACCCCCTGTTCACCCTCGCGGCGATCGTGGCGACCGGCAACCACTGGATCCTGGACGCGGTGGGCGGCGCGGCGGTGGTCGTCGCGGGCTTCGGCCTGGCGTACGTGTTCCAGGGCCCGAGGGCCCGCGTGGTCACGGCGACCGCGGCGAAGGAGACCACCGCGGCGAAGGAGACCAGCGCGGCGAAGGAGGCCTCCGCGGCCAAGGAGCCGGCGTCCGCCGCGAACGCCATCCCCGCCCCCGCCCCGCCCCCGGCCAAGGACACCGCCCCGCCCGCCGAGGGGCTCAGCAGCGATCCTCCGGCCCCGGCGAAGGACCGTACCGGGAGCTGA